The sequence CGGCTCGACGCTCTCCGGCACGCGACCGACCTGACAGACGATCACGCGAACGTCAACGCCCGCCTCTTTCAGCTCTTTCGCCAGATTCGATGAAGGAACCTGATGAAGGGAGAAGTCGTCGCTCTTCTCCACCGGAAGATCATCAAGCGACAACTCGAAGATTTCGCCCGGCGTTCGTCCCTTATCCACTGCGTCAACGAAAATGATCTGTCGCGGGCGGTGCTCGCTCAGGCAGAGGGTGAACAGCACCTTGCGTGCGCCGGTGCCGACGTCCATCACGTAAATGTCGTCCGGGAGCCGATAGTGCACCTGCAAATACTCCACCACCTCACAGCCGAAGGCATCGTCGCCAAAGAGCCGATTCCCACAGCCCAGGACGAGCACCGGCTTGGTGCAAAATTCAGGCAGAGAGTCGTCACCTTTCACATGCACGTTCCGGCTTACTCTTCGCCAACGGATGAAAGGTTCCAACGGATAACGTCATGGCTTATATCCGTTGGCACTTTTCCGTTGGCAACGGATCAGGATTCAGTTCGCCAGCGACTCAACCAATTGACCGGTGTGATCGTAGATGTCAATCTTCACTGCGAGGGTACCATCGAACTTGTGCGTCGCGCACGAAAGGCACGGATCGTAGGCGCGGATAGCCATCTCGATGCGATTGAGAATGCCCTGGTCGTATTTGCCGTCTCGGATGAGCGATTTGGCCGCTTGCTTGACCGACATATTGATCGGC is a genomic window of Blastocatellia bacterium containing:
- a CDS encoding hydrogenase maturation protease → MKGDDSLPEFCTKPVLVLGCGNRLFGDDAFGCEVVEYLQVHYRLPDDIYVMDVGTGARKVLFTLCLSEHRPRQIIFVDAVDKGRTPGEIFELSLDDLPVEKSDDFSLHQVPSSNLAKELKEAGVDVRVIVCQVGRVPESVEP